Proteins from one Sarcophilus harrisii chromosome 2, mSarHar1.11, whole genome shotgun sequence genomic window:
- the C2H15orf65 gene encoding uncharacterized protein C15orf65 homolog has product TGAATPARVDPGGRWGECLPPAETVPGVSRRTPTYLRYSYLKVARATSRSQRWQSCWRRSEAQVPSDASHKNNNLLHRLLLLRGQKRPAVAPKSILGLVVPLQSVFEGRWSRRTTIPIEQCGLAVGRHQEAPARPESQLCDHNIRVLAKLPVLNELDCPTKSKADIEKKITSPKKKLPPKKQPKPLDLPPCVNPGNPVFSCMLDPPTLQTCTTLSKPQMIMYKTTSGGYGEITPIPPFLPCNFFPKSNTFTNHLKLTGMFQNNYLNTVLDRGRVIDFPNFQHTL; this is encoded by the exons ACCGGGGCTGCAACCCCAGCCCGAGTCGACCCCGGGGGGCGCTGGGGAGAGTGCCTGCCTCCGGCAGAAACAGTACCCGGAGTCTCCAGGAGAACCCCAACGTACCTGCGCTACTCGTACCTGAAAGTGGCGAGGGCCACCTCCCGAAGCCAGCGCTGGCAGTCGTGCTGGCGGCGATCCGAGGCTCAGGTGCCCAGTGACGCCTCTCATAAAAACAACAACCTGCTTCACAGGCTCCTGCTGCTGAGGGGACAGAAGCGACCGGCGGTGGCGCCGAAGAGCATACTGGGACTTGTAGTCCCCCTTCAATCCGTCTTTGAGGGAAGGTGGAGTCGAAGAACTACTATTCCCATAGAGCAATGCGGCCTCGCCGTTGGGCGACATCAGGAAGCCCCGGCTCGCCCAGAGAGTCAGCTGTGCGATCACAACATCCGGGTCTTAGCG AAGCTTCCTGTTTTGAATGAACTGGATTGTCCCACCAAGTCTAAAGCAGATATA gaaaagaaaattacttcaCCTAAGAAGAAATTGCCTCCAAAGAAGCAACCAAAACCCTTAGACCTTCCTCCCTGTGTAAATCCAGGCAATCCTGTATTTTCCTGTATGTTGGATCCACCTACTCTCCAAACATGTACTACATTGTCAAAACCTCAGATGATCATGTATAAAACAACTTCAGGGGGTTATGGTGAAATAACACCTATACCACCATTTCTTCCTTGCAACTTTTTCCCAAAAAGTAATACATTTACAAATCACCTTAAACTGACTGGAATGTTTCAGAATAATTATCTGAACACTGTTCTTGACAGAGGCAGAGTCATTGACTTTCCAAATTTTCAACACACTCTATGA